The Mycolicibacterium monacense genome contains the following window.
CGCGCTCGAGGCGCTCGACACCGTCGAGCTCGCGGTGAACGCCTCGGCCGATACGGGCAAGCTGTTCGGCTCGGTCACGGCCACCGATGTGGTTGCCGCGATCAAGAAGGCCGGCGGCCCGAACCTCGACAAGCGGACCGTCGCTCTGCCGAAGGCGCACATCAAGAGCCTCGGCACGCACTCGGTTTCGGTTCGGCTTCACCCGGGGGTCGAAGCCTCGGTGTCGCTGAACGTCGTCGCCGAAAGCTGACGCCAGCGTCAATACGCCCGGGTGAGAACTGATCTTGGTTCTCACCCGGGCGTTGCTGTGTCTCCTGGCGAACTATGCCGGGTGATCTTTGCCTAGCGAACGTTATCTGCTGTTAACCTGGTGGGCCATTCGGCGCTACTCAACACGCCCGAGTCGTCAACCCGACACGACACGCCGTGAGAGTTTCTATCCACAAAGAACTACCAGTTTTGTAGTGCGCTTATCTGCGGGGATGTCCACATAACGAACAGTTATCCCCAGGTTTTCCCCAACGCCTCAACACACCTGTCCTGATTTATGCACAGGCGCTCCACAGGGTTGTCCACAGGGCCGGTTCCCGGCCGCGCCAGCAACGTCTAACGTTGGCCGTCGCGCGGAGTTGTCGGTGGGCCTTCCTACAGTCACAACCAGCGGACAACGAACTGACGTTCGACAGATTGAGGGGGTCTTGTGGCTGTCGTGGACGACCGTGGTCATCCAGACATGGACGCTCCGCCGCCCAGCGAGGATTTCGGCCGCCAGCCTCCGCACGATGCGGCTGCCGAACAGGCCGTCCTCGGCGGCATGCTGTTGAGCAAGGACGCCATCGCCGACGTGCTCGAGCGGCTGCGTCCCGGTGACTTCTACCGGCCGGCGCACCAGAACGTCTACGACGCGGTCCTCGACCTGTACGGCCGCGGTGAGCCCGCGGACGCGGTGACCGTGGCCGCCGAGTTGGACCGGCGCGGGCTGCTGCGGCGGATCGGCGGGGCGCCGTATCTGCACACCTTGATCTCGACCGTGCCGACCGCGGCCAACGCCGGGTTCTACGCGGGCATCGTGGCCGAGAAGGCGCTGCTGCGGCGGTTGGTCGAGGCGGGCACCCGCGTGGTGCAGTACGGCTATGCGGGCGCCGACGGGGCGGATGTCGCCGATGTGGTCGACCGGGCGCAGGCCGAGGTCTACGACGTGGTGGACCGGCGCTCGTCGGAGGACTTCGCGGTGCTGGAGAGCCTGCTGCAGCCCACGATGGACGAGATCGACGCCATCGCCTCGCAGGGCGGGATCGCCCGCGGTGTGCCGACCGGTTTCACCGAACTCGACGAGCTGACGAACGGTCTGCACTCGGGGCAGATGGTCGTGATCGCGGCGCGGCCGGGTATGGGGAAAAGCACCCTGGGTTTAGATTTCATGCGGTCGTGCTCGATCAAGCATCAACTGCCGAGCGTGATCTTCTCTCTGGAGATGAGCAAGTCCGAGATCGTCATGCGCCTGCTGTCCGCGGAGGCGAAAATCAAGCTGGCCGATATGCGTTCGGGCCGGATGAGTGACGACGACTGGACGCGGTTGGCGCGGCGCATGAGTGAGATCAGCGAGGCTCCGCTCTACATTGACGACTCGCCGAACCTGACGATGATGGAGATCCGGGCCAAGGCGCGACGGCTGCACCAGAAGGCCGGGCTGCGCCTGATCGTCATCGACTACCTGCAGCTGATGACGTCGGGCAAGAAGGTGGAGTCACGCCAGCAGGAAGTGTCGGAATTCTCGCGAAACATGAAGCTGCTGGCCAAGGAACTCGAGGTGCCGGTGATCGCGATGAGCCAGCTGAACCGTGGACCCGAGCAGCGAACTGACAAGAAGCCGATGCTGTCGGATCTGCGTGAGTCGGGTGCCATCGAGCAGGACGCCGACATGGTGATCCTGCTGCACCGCCCCGATGCCTTCGAACGTGACGACCCGCGCGGTGGCGAGGCCGATCTCATTGTGGCCAAGCACCGTAACGGTCCGACGAAGACGATCACCGTTGCGCACCAACTGCATCTGTCGCGGTTCGCGAACATGGCCCACGCGTAGGGGCACCAGAGCACGACGACGGTTGTAGGGTCTCACGCCGTACTTCAAAATTTGAACGGCTGACTTCCAATGGACTTCGAACCGGAAACGTCCGTGACGCACGAGTTTCATCGAGTCCTGCATCAGTGGTCCAGCGCGGTTGCCGTAGGCCGGCGGCGACGTTGACCGCACGGAGCGTGGGCTGGGCGGGCGAGCGTCAGAGCTTCTCACCGATCTGCAACACGAGCCCAGCAGCTGTCATGTGCACGTGGGAGATACTCGACCGGCGCCGACAATCAACGACGCCGCTCAGCCATCCGCGGCCAACCGCCTATCAGACGACGGCCAACAACCGCATAGCCGGGCGCATTAGCGACGCGCGGACCAACGTGACCGAAGAATGAGTGGGCAGCCGTGGCTCCGCACCTGCACGTAGATCAACGGCAGCGCAGCGGGGGACCTCACGCCGACGCGAACTAATCCGGTGCGGGTGCGGTGTCGACTATTTGCGACGGTCATGCCGCCCGACCTTCCGGAGGTGCGGGGCCGCCGGGTTCACCGGCGCTGTCGGCGGACCGCGTCGGCGAGTCCGGCTCGGCGGGGACAGTCTCGTCGCATTCGTCAGCCGGCTCGGCGTCGCTGATGTCGTTGGCGTCAGCCGGCTCCGCCCATACAACGGGATCGCCGGGAACGCTCGGGTCGTCGGGTGGCCGGAGAAGGCGTTCGGGTCGGTGGTAGTGGTTGAGGCGGGCTTGGCCGGTGTCCAGCCGTGGCGGCGGGATCCATTCGACGTCGCAGTGGTCGTTCATGCGGGTGGACCAGCCGCCGTCTTTGTCGACGCTGCGGTTGTCGGCCCCGCACGCGAGCCCGAGTTCATCGACGTTGGTGTTGCCGCCGTCTGACCAGTCGGCATCCACATGATGCACCTGGCAGCCGTAGGCGCCGACAGTGCAGCACGGTTTGGTGCATCCGCCATCTCGCGCGATCAGCATGATGCGTTGCGCAGCCGAGGCAGTCCGCTTGGCGCGGAACAGATCAAGAGCAGATCCGGTAGCTCCGTCGAACACCGCCAGGTAGTGGTTGGCGTGGCCGGCCATCCGGATCACATCGGCGATCGGCACGACGGTGCCGCCACCGGTGGTGCCGACCCCGGCGCGGGACTCCAGATCCTCCAGCGTGGTGCGGATGATGATCGAGACCGGCAGTCCATTCAGTTGGCCGAGTTCGCCGCTCATCAAGGCGATGCGCCCGATCGCGACCATCGCATCGTGTTGGCGCTGGGCCAGGGTGCGGTGGTCGTTGTCGATCTGCTCCTGCGACGGGGTCCCCGAGGTGCAGGGTTCGGGATCGTCGGGATTGCACATGCCCGGCGCCGCGTACTTCGCGAAGATCACCTCCCACACCGCCCACGCTTCCGGCGTCAGGTGCCCGGACAGGTCGACCATCCCGTCGGGGCGTTGTTTCGATCGCGACACGCCACGCTTGCGGGCCCGTTCGGTGTCATCGGGCTCGGGACCGTCCTGATCGAGCAGGAACAACGTGAGGTCGGCTGCGTCCTTGAGTTCCTTGGGGCCGACACCGACCGCGGTGCGCACCAGGGTGACCTCAAACTGCTCCCGCGTGACGGTGTCGACGAACCCCGGCAACTTGTCGACCGCTCTGCGGATGACCTCGACGTGTTCGCTGTTGATCAACCCGTGCGCCTGTGCTGCCGCCGTTGCGGGTAACACCGGCGGCAGCGAAGGACCGGTCAATGCCTGGCGCGGCGCCAGCAGACCGGCCTCGGTGAGTCGTCGGTTGGCCTCACTGCCCGAGATCCGCCAGCGGACCGTCAGCACCTCTCTCCACGATTTGGCGCCCATCTGCTGCGGTGTCGCCTCGGAGCGCAGACGGGCCAGCAAGCGGTGGCTCATCGTGGGCAGCCGGCATCCCAGGATCTCGAGTTCATCCAGCGCCGCAACGAGTTCGGCGCGGTCCAACAAGGCGACATCACAGGAGGCCACCTCGTCGAAGGCCGCACGCAGCGCGGTCACCGCGGCCTGGAGGTCGTGCCCTGACATACCTCGAACATACATTCGACCACCGACAAATTCGCTGCCTCAGACTCCGATGCGGATGCAGAGGACGTCGCGAAGGGCTGTCATCAGGTGGTCAAAGGATGCGGAGGACCGGACGCGTCAAACTCTTTGGCGCACTGACGTTAACGCGCTGGAACCTTCACCGGCAGCGCCGTAGTCGTCTTTATCCACGAATTCCGCACGGGCAGAACATCATTGAACAAGAGTGCGGCAGGTTCACAACGAAGCGCTGCCATCGGTGCGGCCGAATGGAAATGGCGCCTTAGGTGGTCGGCGTAAAACCAATCGCTTGGCCGTGCCACAAGGGCCTGGTCACCTCGAGCGGCGGAAACCCGACGGGGACCTATTCCGAAGGCGTCGCTGAATTGTTACTTGTGGCACCCTGGGCGCGAAATGTGTTCTGACACACTGGTCCGGCGGGTTCGACTACATCACGCCCTCACCGCGTTCCCAGTGTCGGGGGAGGGCAGAGCAAGGGGGTCGCCACATCAAGCCGACCCGGGATCGGCTTTCGCCTGTCGTCGCCGGAAGGGGCCTCCGGCGGCACAATGCGCATATTCAATCGGGCTTCTACGTGGTGTTTTGTGAGAATCGCGGGGATTCCACTAAAGTCTGCGCCTAACTCTGACAGGGCAGTGACCCGAGAACAGCGCAATGTAGGCCACGTCCGCCAAGTAGTGGCAGTAGTCGTTCTGGGTGATCTATCGGCGCCGCGTCCGTGCGCGTCGCCTTGGCTGTTCTGTGCGTAGCAATCGTTCGTTGCCGGCACACATCTGGCCGTGTCGGCAATAGCCGCTGCCTACGAATCAGAGTCCAACGCCGTTTCTCAACGCCCGAGAGGCGAGTTGGCGGGGAGGGGAGCCCTGTCCGGGGGGAGCTGAAACCTTCACAGAAGAAAGAACCATGCCGAAGCACGCCCGAGTGACGAAGTTCTCCGATCAGAAACAAGTAAAGACGCTCATCGCCACGGCTGTACTCACCGCCGGCCTCGGGGGCTCTGCACTTGTCGTTTCGCCGGACCATCCGCTGACGGCCGCTCCAGTTGCGCAGTCGGGGGTAGTCGTTGCGGCCAATCCCGTCGCCGCGGCCGCCCCCGCAACACCCGAGCCGGTGCTCGCGGCCGCCCCGGCCCCCAAGCCGGTGGTGGTGACCGCAGACTCCAGCCCCCAGGACATCGTCAACGCCATCGTGAGCCAGGGCCGGGCCGTCGGGCTGGCCGAAGAGCAGATCAAGACCATCATCGCCACCGCGAAGATCGAATCCGGCTTCCGCCCGGCAGTGTCCGGCGGTGCGCAGCCCTACGGCGCCCCGGCGACCGCGGCCGATGAGGTCCTCGGCCTGTTCCAGGAGAAGGCCACCTTCGGCACCGTCGCCGAACGCCAAGACCCCAACAAGGCGATCGCTCGCTTCATCGTCCGGTACACCGAGGCGTTCAAGAAGTACGGCATCACCGACGACACCGTGCAGGCCGCCACGCTGGCGCAGAACCCGCAACTCCTCAAGCACCGGCGCGGGGTCGGAACCGGCTACTACAACACCGTCAAAGCGGCGATGGGCGAAGCCGGGCACCTCTACGACCAGGCAGCCGCACGCCCGCCGCAATCGGTCATCCGCTAGCCGGACCGATGCTCCACGGCGGGCGTACTCCTTCGAACTCGGGGGCGTCGCCACGGTAGACCGATTCGAACATCTCCTCGGACGGTGTACTCACGTTTCTTCTCCCTTCGGTGCTTGGGGGTAAAACGCTTAGTGCACAGTCTTTTTCGGGGGAACCATCTTGTGGTGATTCAACGGCTCACCGCTGAGGTTCCAACTCCAGGACACGGTCGGCCGGACCCGAAGGTATGGGTTAGGGCCGCCGACGACCTCAGCGGTGCCGTACACCCGCAGGTACCGCGGTGACCACGGGTCGGTCGACGCCAGGTCGTCGATCACCAGTGCCACCTTGTGGTGCCCGGCTGCGACGTTGTGGTGTCGACGGGTGTTCGCCGGCCGGAACCCGCCGATGTTGATGTAGGTCCCGTCGAATTCGAACCCCACCGGAACGACGTCGGGTTGCCCCTCGTCGTCCACGGTCGCGATGCGCGCCAACGGTTGAGAAGCCATGTACGCCAATTCCTCGTCGGTGAAGCTCATGGTCGTCGTCCTTCCGCGTGATCTGGGTCGAGGTGCGTTCGTATCAACGGCGTGACGAGCCCGAGGATGTAGCGCTGGTTGGCGATGCCCATCAGTATCGCTCCGGCCAGGGCGGCGCGCAGGCGTGTGTCGGGGCGTCAATGGTGGCGGCCAACGGGTCGACGGCCTGTGCGGTGATGTGAGCGCGCATCAGTTCGGCAGCGTAGCGCTGTAGAGTTTCAAGACCCACCAGGATCGAAGCCATGCAGACGCCAATACGTCTGATGGCCCGAGGCATTGCAGGCCGGCGTTATTGAAATAGCCCCGGTAGAGCGCAGTGTCCCGATTGAAACCAAGGATTCGGCGAGCAGCTCCGCAACACGGCGAGCCCCGCAGAAGACAAGGGGGCCCAATGGCCCAGCATGATTTGGGACCGGGTATCGGCCCCCTGAGGGATGCGACGATCGGACGCCGATCTTTGCTGTTGCTTACCGGTGCTGTCGGCGCGGGGGCCGTTTTGGCGGCTTGCGCCAAACCCCCGCGACCACCCGGCGCCGGTGCGATACCGCCGATGCCGGTCTACGCGGCAGCCCTCAACGAGCAGATCCCACCCATTCTGAAAGAAAACGGGATCCCTGGTGCGATCGTGTTGATCCGCAGCCCCGACAAGGGTGATTGGAGCGCGACATTCGGTGTGGCCGGTATCGGAAGCGACGCGCCGCCCTCGCTCCACGACCACGTCCGCATAGCGAGCATTTCCAAGTCGATGACGGCCACCGTCATTCTGCAATTGCAACAAGAGGGCGAGCTGGCGATCACCGATCCGATATCGCGCTACATACCTGGGGTCCCCGACGGAGACAGCATCACCATCCAGCAGCTGGCAGAGATGCGCAGCGGGTTGTACAGCTACGCCGATGACCCCGGGTTCGCCGCCACACTGGAGAAGCAGCCCGACACGGTCTGGACCCCGCAACAGCTCCTCGGAATCGCGTTCGCCCACCCGCAGAACTTCCCACCGGGCCGCCAGTACGAGTACAGCAACACCAACTACGTGCTGCTCGGCTTGGTCATAGAGAAGGTCACGGGCACGACGGCGGCGGCTGCGCTGAAGGCCCGGATCTTCGATCCGCTCGGTCTGCGCAACACGATGTTGCCGGCCGCCGCCGATGCTGCGCTGCCCGATCCGCATCCCCGCGGATACATGTGGGGGCCCAATGAGGCGTCTGACGGACCACTGCCCCAGGCTCAGCTCGAGGCGGCACTGGCCGGAGATCTCCAGCCCGCCGATCACACGAATGACAATCCATCGTGGGCATGGACGGCCGGTGGTGTCATCTCTCGGGCAGAGGACGTCGCCGACTTCATCGAGGCGATGGTGGCCGGACCGCTGCTCGACGACGCGACTCGGCAGTGGCGGCTGGTGAACATGAAGCCAACGGACCTGTCCGACCCGGGCGGCGCGTCCAAGCTCGGATTCGGAACCTACGGATTCGGATTGGAGGGCGCAGGGCCGATGTACGGCCATCCCGGGAACATCGTCGGCTTCTCCGGACTGGCCGCACACGACCCGAAGGTCGGCACCACGGTGGTCATCCTGACGACGGTGTACCTCACCCCGCGGGGCGACTCGCCGCAAAATGCACTCTTCGCGCCGATTCTCAGTCAGCTGTATCCAGATGTGGCGGCACAGCTTCCCGGACTCGACAGCTCGAGGTCGACGCCGCCCACCAGCTCGACGGGGCCGGGCCGTTGACGCGGCTGTCTGCTTCAGGCAACGACACGGATGGGTCTGGTCGGCGTGGTCCACATTCGCCGGACACGTGCAGACCGCTCTCGAACCCGCGACGCTGACACAGGGTTGACAACCTACAACTGATTGGTTGTACATTAGGGCGGTGACCGATCGGGACGAGGACAGAGCGGACGCGTTCTTCCATGCCCTGGCCGACCGGACCCGACGAGACATCCTTCGTCGGGTACTGGCCGGGGAGCACTCGGTCTCGGCGCTCGCGGCGAAGTACGAGATGAGCTTCGCCGCGGTGCAGAAGCACGTCGCCGTGCTGGAGAAAGCAGGCCTGATCTCCAAGCGTCGCCAGGGGCGACAGCAGCTGGCGAGTGGCGATGTGGAGGCGGTGCGATCCGTCGCTTCGATGCTCACCGAGCTCGAGGACGTCTGGCGCGGCCGCATCGCTCGCATCGATGACCTACTCAGTAAGGAATGACCATGCCTGTCACCGAATTCAACACGAACATCGACGACCTCACCCTGACGATCACCGCGGAGTTCGCGGCGCCCGTCGAGCGGGTCTGGCAGATCTACGCCGACCCGCGACAGCTCGAGAAGATCTGGGGTCCACCCGATTACCCGGCAACCGTGGTCGATCATTCGCTCACCCCGGGCGGCATCGTCACGTACTTCATGACGGGACCCGACGGCGACAAATATCCCGGCTACTGGAAGGTCATCGCCGTCGACGAGCCACGCAGTTTCAGCTTCGAGGACGGATTCGCCGACGACGATCTCAAACCGGCGAGCGATATGCCGGTCGCGCACAGTGTGTACACCTTCGAGCCTGCCGGCGACGGCAGAACCATAGCCACCTATGTCAGCCGCTACGCGTCGGCCGAAGGTCTGCAGAAGGTGCTCGAGATGGGCGTCGAGGAGGGCTCGACGCAGGCGATCAACCAGATCGACGCCTTCCTCGCGGGCTGACCCGGACGGAGCCGATGGTGACCTGCGCGGAATCCGACCGTGGGCTAACGTCTTAATCAGTGCCCTGTAGTCCTGCGGATAGGACTTCGATGACTGTGACCGGCGAGCGCCCGGAGATCCTGGTCGGAGACGTCGACTTTAATCGTCGGGACCATCCCGATCGGCCACTGCGGCCCATCCCACCGGGTCGCGACCACTTCGCCGACCAGTGGCGGCACATGCGGGAGTACATGTTCGGTGAGTGGATCGACGTCGACAAAGAGGTCGAACCCAACACCATCACCCGCCTGCGCGACGACTACTTCTGGCAGGCCGACGAGCACATGATCGGTGTGGTCGACGCATTCGAGCGCCTCGGCTTCGAGCAGGGCCGGGCACTGTTCGAGCAGGCGCTGACCCAGGGCATCGACACACTCGACGATCCGCCGCAGGAGTTCGTCGAACTCTTCGAGCACCTCGACACCCTGGGCGACCGGTTTGATCTCGTCGCCGCCGAACGAGGCCGGATGCTGGCGATGGCGAGTACCAAAGCCGCCACCACGATCATCCAGGGATGGGCGTTCTACGAGACCGCGATGACCGGCGACATCTCCGCGGCCACCGGAGCCACCGGCCGGTTCGCCGACGACGGCCCGCGCCGCTTCATCGAGACGGCACGGGTGTTCGCGCAGTTCACCCTGCCCGACATCTTCGACCGGCACTCGGAAGCCTTCCAGGACGTGGTGCGGGTGCGGTTGATGCACGCGATCGTCAGCCGGGGGTTACGACGCAAGTGGGGTGACGCGGTCTACCTCAAGTTCGGTGAGCCGATTCCCGTGACATCACTGCTCGGGTTCGGCAGCGGAATGCTGCTCGGCCGACTCGTCGACCACGCGTTCGGGCGCAAGCTGACCCGGCAGCAACTCGACGATCTCGCCGTATACTCCTCGTACTCCGGACGGTTGTGGGGTGCGCCCGAGCGCCTCCACTCTCCCGACGGTCTGGAACTCATCAAATCGCTGAACTACGTGCTGGCCAGGGGCGGCAACCCGTCCCCGTGGCGCGCCGAACTCGTCGACGCCATCGCCGGTCCCGCCCACATCGAAACCCTGACCGAGACGCAGCCGGACTGGGTCAAGAAGTTGGTGGCCCGCTACGCCAACCAGATCACGGCGACCATTGCACTGGCCCCCGCCGGAGTCGTGTTCGGATATCGGCAGATCGAGGCGATGGTCGCCGGGACGCTCTTCGAGCCGCTGGGCTACGACTTCGAGCGCCGGGTGCGGATCTTCGAGAACATCACCCGGCTCAACGTCGGAATCGCGATGGTCACCGACCGGCTGCCGTTCTCCAATCCCATCCGGGAGCGCAAGAAGAAGACCGGGGCGGCTGCGCGCGCACGGATCGCCATGCTGAACAAGATCGCCCGTGGACGGCAGATCCCGCTGACCTACACCCATCACGACCGCTCGGCGAAGGGCGAGGGTTTCACCGGCTAGCGGCTCCTGACGCCACCGGGTTCGCCACCTCATTCGATGCGGCGGCCGGGTGGACATTGTCGAGGCCAGTTCGTAACCTTGCCGGGTCTTGTAAAGCCGGACCAACGAAGGATCGTGGCAATACGTATGACCGGGGTGCGCCATACACTTCGGCGAACTGTGTGCGGTTCGGTCGTCGTCCTGGTGTTGGCCCTGTCGACGGGGATTGTGAAGGCGGACCCGGCGGCTGACGCCCTGGCCAGGCTCAACGAGTTGTCCAGTGAGGCGGTGCAGACCCGCGAGGCCGTCACGGCCGCCCAGCGCGAAGCCGACGCCCGACGGGCCGCCCAGACCGCCGCCGAAGAGCGCCACCGCGCCGACGCCGACGCCCTTGCGGGCGCGAACGCCGAGCTTGCGCCTTATCAGGCGGCCGTCGACCGGATCGCCGCGATGACCTACATGGGTGGCCAAGACGGTCAGATGGCGGCGGCGTTGACCGCGGCCTCGCCGCAACAGCTGATCGACAAGCTGTCGGTGCAACAGGTCGTAGCCGCCACGACGGCCGATCAGATGAAGGCGTACCGAGCGACGCGTGAGCGCGCGGCCGCCGCCGCCCAGGCCTCGGAAAAATCGGCCGCAGACGCCCGCGCCGCCGCCGAGCAGGCCGCCAAGGTGCGCGCGGACCTGCAGGCCAAGTGGAGTGAACTGATGCGGAAGATCGCCGCCGCGGAGGCGCAGTACGCGGCATTGACTCCGCAACAGCAGGCGATCGTCGACAACGCACC
Protein-coding sequences here:
- a CDS encoding PPOX class F420-dependent oxidoreductase, coding for MSFTDEELAYMASQPLARIATVDDEGQPDVVPVGFEFDGTYINIGGFRPANTRRHHNVAAGHHKVALVIDDLASTDPWSPRYLRVYGTAEVVGGPNPYLRVRPTVSWSWNLSGEPLNHHKMVPPKKTVH
- a CDS encoding SRPBCC family protein, with product MPVTEFNTNIDDLTLTITAEFAAPVERVWQIYADPRQLEKIWGPPDYPATVVDHSLTPGGIVTYFMTGPDGDKYPGYWKVIAVDEPRSFSFEDGFADDDLKPASDMPVAHSVYTFEPAGDGRTIATYVSRYASAEGLQKVLEMGVEEGSTQAINQIDAFLAG
- a CDS encoding oxygenase MpaB family protein is translated as MTVTGERPEILVGDVDFNRRDHPDRPLRPIPPGRDHFADQWRHMREYMFGEWIDVDKEVEPNTITRLRDDYFWQADEHMIGVVDAFERLGFEQGRALFEQALTQGIDTLDDPPQEFVELFEHLDTLGDRFDLVAAERGRMLAMASTKAATTIIQGWAFYETAMTGDISAATGATGRFADDGPRRFIETARVFAQFTLPDIFDRHSEAFQDVVRVRLMHAIVSRGLRRKWGDAVYLKFGEPIPVTSLLGFGSGMLLGRLVDHAFGRKLTRQQLDDLAVYSSYSGRLWGAPERLHSPDGLELIKSLNYVLARGGNPSPWRAELVDAIAGPAHIETLTETQPDWVKKLVARYANQITATIALAPAGVVFGYRQIEAMVAGTLFEPLGYDFERRVRIFENITRLNVGIAMVTDRLPFSNPIRERKKKTGAAARARIAMLNKIARGRQIPLTYTHHDRSAKGEGFTG
- a CDS encoding ArsR/SmtB family transcription factor, yielding MTDRDEDRADAFFHALADRTRRDILRRVLAGEHSVSALAAKYEMSFAAVQKHVAVLEKAGLISKRRQGRQQLASGDVEAVRSVASMLTELEDVWRGRIARIDDLLSKE
- a CDS encoding coiled-coil domain-containing protein, translating into MTGVRHTLRRTVCGSVVVLVLALSTGIVKADPAADALARLNELSSEAVQTREAVTAAQREADARRAAQTAAEERHRADADALAGANAELAPYQAAVDRIAAMTYMGGQDGQMAAALTAASPQQLIDKLSVQQVVAATTADQMKAYRATRERAAAAAQASEKSAADARAAAEQAAKVRADLQAKWSELMRKIAAAEAQYAALTPQQQAIVDNAPPPSAPAPQDPAIVAMPAPLPGANGPSPAAGGFDIPEALPMGVASEAGLQPNTVLAARAVSARFPQIADIDGVRPDSKPWHPSGLAIDIMIPNPESPEGIALGDEILAFAMANAARLGLQDVIWRGTYYTPAGPQASGYGHYDHVHITTTPRR
- a CDS encoding HNH endonuclease signature motif containing protein; amino-acid sequence: MYVRGMSGHDLQAAVTALRAAFDEVASCDVALLDRAELVAALDELEILGCRLPTMSHRLLARLRSEATPQQMGAKSWREVLTVRWRISGSEANRRLTEAGLLAPRQALTGPSLPPVLPATAAAQAHGLINSEHVEVIRRAVDKLPGFVDTVTREQFEVTLVRTAVGVGPKELKDAADLTLFLLDQDGPEPDDTERARKRGVSRSKQRPDGMVDLSGHLTPEAWAVWEVIFAKYAAPGMCNPDDPEPCTSGTPSQEQIDNDHRTLAQRQHDAMVAIGRIALMSGELGQLNGLPVSIIIRTTLEDLESRAGVGTTGGGTVVPIADVIRMAGHANHYLAVFDGATGSALDLFRAKRTASAAQRIMLIARDGGCTKPCCTVGAYGCQVHHVDADWSDGGNTNVDELGLACGADNRSVDKDGGWSTRMNDHCDVEWIPPPRLDTGQARLNHYHRPERLLRPPDDPSVPGDPVVWAEPADANDISDAEPADECDETVPAEPDSPTRSADSAGEPGGPAPPEGRAA
- the dnaB gene encoding replicative DNA helicase, with the translated sequence MAVVDDRGHPDMDAPPPSEDFGRQPPHDAAAEQAVLGGMLLSKDAIADVLERLRPGDFYRPAHQNVYDAVLDLYGRGEPADAVTVAAELDRRGLLRRIGGAPYLHTLISTVPTAANAGFYAGIVAEKALLRRLVEAGTRVVQYGYAGADGADVADVVDRAQAEVYDVVDRRSSEDFAVLESLLQPTMDEIDAIASQGGIARGVPTGFTELDELTNGLHSGQMVVIAARPGMGKSTLGLDFMRSCSIKHQLPSVIFSLEMSKSEIVMRLLSAEAKIKLADMRSGRMSDDDWTRLARRMSEISEAPLYIDDSPNLTMMEIRAKARRLHQKAGLRLIVIDYLQLMTSGKKVESRQQEVSEFSRNMKLLAKELEVPVIAMSQLNRGPEQRTDKKPMLSDLRESGAIEQDADMVILLHRPDAFERDDPRGGEADLIVAKHRNGPTKTITVAHQLHLSRFANMAHA
- the rplI gene encoding 50S ribosomal protein L9 — translated: MKLILTAEVDHLGEPGDTVEVKDGYGRNYLLPRGLAIVASRGAQRQADDIRRARELKTVKGLEHANEIKTALEALDTVELAVNASADTGKLFGSVTATDVVAAIKKAGGPNLDKRTVALPKAHIKSLGTHSVSVRLHPGVEASVSLNVVAES
- a CDS encoding serine hydrolase domain-containing protein, with protein sequence MPVYAAALNEQIPPILKENGIPGAIVLIRSPDKGDWSATFGVAGIGSDAPPSLHDHVRIASISKSMTATVILQLQQEGELAITDPISRYIPGVPDGDSITIQQLAEMRSGLYSYADDPGFAATLEKQPDTVWTPQQLLGIAFAHPQNFPPGRQYEYSNTNYVLLGLVIEKVTGTTAAAALKARIFDPLGLRNTMLPAAADAALPDPHPRGYMWGPNEASDGPLPQAQLEAALAGDLQPADHTNDNPSWAWTAGGVISRAEDVADFIEAMVAGPLLDDATRQWRLVNMKPTDLSDPGGASKLGFGTYGFGLEGAGPMYGHPGNIVGFSGLAAHDPKVGTTVVILTTVYLTPRGDSPQNALFAPILSQLYPDVAAQLPGLDSSRSTPPTSSTGPGR